In one Lycium barbarum isolate Lr01 chromosome 7, ASM1917538v2, whole genome shotgun sequence genomic region, the following are encoded:
- the LOC132603622 gene encoding ubiquitin carboxyl-terminal hydrolase 10-like, whose translation MNWQSGGGDPQLLRFLDEGHEYVLVPKEIWENLSEWLWIHASDLPILYKGGPVLPQKIIYVGDAKQLSMEVFPLCLSLFDTRDNSHKVTWLNEMAHISDYFYKMKHNVLVASNQKLEDSN comes from the exons ATGAATTGGCAAAG TGGAGGTGGTGATCCACAACTTCTCAGATTTTTGGACGAAGGGCATGAATATGTGTTGGTCCCAAAAGAAATATGGGAGAATCTCTCCGAGTG GTTGTGGATACATGCTAGTGATCTACCAATATT ATACAAAGGAGGACCAGTATTACCTCAGAAAATAATTTATGTGGGAGATGCCAAGCAACTTAGCATGGAGGTGTTCCCGTTATGTCTCAGCTTATTTGATACTAGAGATAACAGCCACAAGGTTACATGGTTAAACGAAATG GCACACATCTCGgattatttttataaaatgaaACATAATGTGTTAGTTGCTTCAAACCAAAAACTGGAGGACTCCAACTAG